In Leptospira fletcheri, the genomic window GTAGGTATGGATGCGATTCGAAAGCACGAGTTGGAACTTTTATCGTACGCTCTGGAAAGGATGGAAGATTTCGGAGGACTCGAAATGTACGGCCCCAGAGATCTATCCGTAAGAGGCGGAGTGATTTCCTTCAATTTTCCGGGAGTTCACCCTCACGATGTCGGTTCCATTTTGGATGAAGAAGGGATCGCGATCCGAGTGGGTCATCATTGCGCTCAGCCTTTTATGGACTTTATGGGAATTTCCGGAACTTGCCGCGCTTCCTTGTACCTTTATAACACGAAAGAAGACGTGGATCGTCTTTTGGACGGTCTAAAGAAGGTGAAGGAGATTTTCGGCCGTGTCCTTAAGCGATGAGCTTTATAAGGAAGTCCTTTTAGACCATTATCAAAACCCGCGTAACTACGGGGAAATTATATATCCGGATCTGCACGAGGAGGGAGTGAATCCGCTCTGCGGAGACGAGGTGGAACTTTTCATCCGATTGGACGGAGATGTGATTTCGGAGATACGTTTTCGCGGGAAAGGATGTTCTATTTCCCAAGCTTCCGCTTCCATGCTTACGGAATGCCTACTCGGTAAGAATCTCTCGGAAGCGAAAAGATTGCTGAGAGAATTAAAAGCAAATCTTTTGGAAGATAAAAAATCGAACTATGCGGAGGAATATTCCGATCTCGATTCTTTGGAGGCGGTTAAGAAATTACCCGCAAGAATTAAATGCGCCGTACTACCTTGGAACACGTTGGAAAAAGCCGTTGAAAAGTTCCCTAAAGCGATTTAATATCGAATCAAGATCGGAAGGAAGATCATGCCTTTATTAGAAGAACCTAAAACGGAATTAGAGCGGAAAATTTACGATGAAATTAGCCGGGTAGAGGATCCGGAGATCGGAATCTCCGTGGCGGAACTCGGTTTAATCTATCGCATCAACGTGGAAAACGGAACGGCCAAAATAGAAATGACTTACACTTCTATGGCCTGTCCTGCCGGACCCCAGATGAAACAGGAAATCCAAGACAATGCGTTGCGAGTGGAGGGGGTGGATTCCGCCGAAGTGGAAGTAGTTTGGGTTCCTAAATGGGACCCGAGAACCATGGCTTCCGATGAAGCAAAAATGGATCTGGGAATTTTCGAGTATTAGGTTGTAGGGCCTGCAGGTAAATTGAGGCCTATTTTTCAGGCATTAAAAGCGTGCGTTGGCAATTTTTTTCCAAGCTTTCTTGTAGGAGTTCCAACAGGAATTTGCTAAGAAACGTTCTTGTCGAAACGATAAAATTCTGATAGGTGGTTGGAAGTCGCGCTTCGGGGGTACCACCGCACCGGCCCCCACCCAGAGCCGGGTGGGGCTCAACCCTCTCCTTACAACCCCAAACCGGAAAATCCCCCGCAGGCAGTATAAAGACTCCGAGAAGAAGCGTATGATTGGTCCGAAGTCGCCTGCTTTAAATTCGTATCCACCGTATTCGAATTCAAATTGGAACTCACGCAGGAACCGCTGTTGTCGCTGCATTCCACATTGCCGGGAATGCTTCCCATGGCCAGATTCGTCAGCCAAGTGGTAAAATCGCTCCCCCCGCTTCCCAGAGTGAACATGGAATCGGAAGTGGTGATCGTATGCACATCTCCCGGAGCCAAAAAATATCTATAATTCGAGGAATTCGCGGTCGCGACTCCTTTCATCTTCGTGATCGCTTGCTTGGACCAATCGCAGCTGGAAAAATCGTTGGAGCTGGTGGACGTGCCGTCCGTCATAGAAGTAGCGTCGCTGTCTCCGAAAAGAGAAGAATAGGTTCTGCCCACATCGTAAGGATCGGAGGTCGAAGCATCCGTATAGGTTAACGTGCTCGCATTGACCTTATTGATCTGGCCCATCACGTTATAAAAGAATCTTTGGTTTCCGTCGAATATGGCGGCATATTGTCCGAAGCGGTCTCCGCTATAATAGGTCGCTACTTTCTTAAAGAAGTCGTCGATAGAGGCGTTATTCGCGGCATTGGAAGTATAATCCGACGCGATACCGGTCACCCAGGTCGGCAGGTTGTGTGCAGTTTCCACTCCCCATTTGGAATTCAAATTCGGAAAGAACGCCTGGGGTGTTCCAGTCGGAGGAACGATCCCATTCGAGGCATCGGAGAGCATACGCACCTGGGCGCTACTATTGATTCCTTTGATCGTTTCTCTAACAACCGGATAGTTTAGGATCGCTCCGTATCCTCCCGCACTCTGCCCAATCACGAAAACGGTCTGGACGTTGGTGTAGTTTTGTTGGATATATTGAAGAACGGAGAGGACATTGTCGTAACCGTAGTGATTGATGACCACAGTCCCTCCCGTCAGAGGGTTGACATAAGAGTTGCTTTTGTGACCGACGTGTAGGTCTCCCGTACAATACGGAATGAAGATCACGTCGTAATTCTTGAACGGATTGGAAGCTGCCGTCTCATTCATGATCCCGCGAAAGGCGAATTTTACGAAAAGATCCGGAACCGCGTTCAATTGGTTGAAGTAAGTGGTCGTCGTATTTCCGAAGCAATTGGCATTATCCCAACAGGCCCCTCCTCCCATGAAGTTGATGACCAAATTGGTATTATTCGGAACGATTTGTTTCCTGAAAAATTCGAAGGTGGTATTTCCGGTCACGCCGGTACATTGCGGATTGAAGGCTCTGCTATTATAACCGGAACTAGCGATACTCGAAATCGTAATCGATCCCGCAGTCGGGACGATTTTTTGGTACGGATTGTAAAGTATGACTCCTAAGGCGATTTCGGTTAATTCCTTATTCTTATCGTGTTTCTCTTGGTGGCAGCCGGAAAGCCAAATACAGGATACCAAAAACAAGGCGATCTTTCTTTTAACGTTCATTTCGGAAACTCTTGTTACTCTTTTTTCTATCTTTGCGAAATTCTCTTTTGAAAAAGAGACGTTTCATGATCCGACAATCTGTGACAAAAGTCAATCGTTCCACAGGGTTTACCCAGGATTAAATATCGTTCGTTATATAAAATATTCCCTTTCGAAATCACATTTTTAGGATCACTTTTCCTCGGGTATGAAGTTGTGAAATTCTTTGTTGGGCATCGGCGGCTTCCGCCAACCCGAAGATTTCGCTTACGTGGACTTTCAAGCGACCTTCGTCCGCCCATCCGGCAAGTTCATCGAGTTGTTTCGCATTCGGTTCTACGAATACATAGGAACCTCGGACCCGGGTTTCCGGCGGCATTTCCTTCACAAGGATAGATACGATATTTCCGTCGGATTTTGCGCATGCGAATCCTTGGGAAAAAGTCTCCCCGCCCACGAAATCCAGAATCAGATCGGCTCCCCCAGGGTACTTAGAAAGGAATGTATTTCGCAATTCTCCTTCCGAATAATCTATAAAGTCATCGGCGCCGAGGCTCAGCACGTACTTCTCGTTACGCGCGCTTGCCACCGCTACTACCTTTGCGCCCGCGATCCTAGCGAGTTGTACGGCAAAAGAGCCGACTCCTCCACTCGCGCCCAGAATGAGTACAAGATCGCCTTTGGAGCAGGAAGCGGCTTGGAACAAACACTGGTATGCGGTCAGGCCGGCCAATGGGATTCCGGCCGCCTCTTCGTGGGTCAGGGATTTCGGTTTCAAACTGAGATACGATTCCGGTAGGCAGATCCTTTCCGCATAGGTCCCTTTTTCGATCCAAGGCCTGCGGCAATAAGAAAATACTTCGTCGCCAACCTCGAATCTTCTCGCGGCAAATCCTCTCTGGACCACGATTCCGGAACATTCCCAACCGGGAATGATCGGGAGTACATTCGGCATTCTGGCTTGGAATTTCCCTTCCCTGATTTTCCAATCGGAGGGATTGACGCCGGATGCCAGGATTTTCACCGTTACTTCCCCTTCCTCCGGGACAGGGTCGGGTAATTCCACATAGTTCAAAACGTCAGGGCCGCCGAATCGGTTGAGTTGAATGGCTTTCATCTACGATACTTTAGACACAAAGAATGGTTTGAGAATCCAGAGGTATATCAGAATTTTGGACTCTGCAGGTCCGTAAGGCCCTGCCTTTCCATACGCGCTGTAAAAGGAGAAAACGTGGAATACAACGGCGATTTGAACGAAATTGAAAGTCACATAGTTCCCGTGGATGCGATTCTGCCTCCGGAACTTTTCCTGATCCCGATCAAATCCCGTCCTGTCTTTCCGGGGATCATCACTCCTCTCATCGTTCCGGGAGGAAAATTCGCGAAGGCCGTGGAGAATTCTCTGAACGGAAATTCGTTCATCGGTTTGGTCCTGCTCATTGACGAGGAGCACGAAAAGAATACGGAGGAGAATATATACTCTTTCGGAGTAGTCGCGAAAATCCTGAAAAAGGTCAATCTCCCGGACGGAGCGGTCAACATTCTGATCAATACCGTCCGAAGATTCAAGGTGGAATCCTTCGTAGCAGTGGATCCTCTGTTGGTAGCCGGAGTCACCTATCCGGAAGAGGAATCCGGCGCGCCGAAGAATACCATTAAGGCCATGATGAGAACGCTCTTGGTCATGACCAGGGAACTGGCCCAGAACAACCCCCTGTTTACAGAAGAAATGAAGCTGACCATGCTCAACGTAAACGAGCCGGGAAAGATGGCCGACTTCGTATGCAGTATTTTGAATATAGAAAAGGCGGAATACCAGTCGGTCATCGAGTCCATCAATCTGAAGGATAGGATAGAAAAAGTTCTCCTTTTCCTGAAAAAGGAAATAGAACTCGTAAGCCTTCAGAGAGAGATCCAGGAAAACATCCAGGAAAAGATAGACAAG contains:
- the sufU gene encoding Fe-S cluster assembly sulfur transfer protein SufU; this translates as MSLSDELYKEVLLDHYQNPRNYGEIIYPDLHEEGVNPLCGDEVELFIRLDGDVISEIRFRGKGCSISQASASMLTECLLGKNLSEAKRLLRELKANLLEDKKSNYAEEYSDLDSLEAVKKLPARIKCAVLPWNTLEKAVEKFPKAI
- a CDS encoding metal-sulfur cluster assembly factor, coding for MPLLEEPKTELERKIYDEISRVEDPEIGISVAELGLIYRINVENGTAKIEMTYTSMACPAGPQMKQEIQDNALRVEGVDSAEVEVVWVPKWDPRTMASDEAKMDLGIFEY
- a CDS encoding pectin acetylesterase-family hydrolase codes for the protein MNVKRKIALFLVSCIWLSGCHQEKHDKNKELTEIALGVILYNPYQKIVPTAGSITISSIASSGYNSRAFNPQCTGVTGNTTFEFFRKQIVPNNTNLVINFMGGGACWDNANCFGNTTTTYFNQLNAVPDLFVKFAFRGIMNETAASNPFKNYDVIFIPYCTGDLHVGHKSNSYVNPLTGGTVVINHYGYDNVLSVLQYIQQNYTNVQTVFVIGQSAGGYGAILNYPVVRETIKGINSSAQVRMLSDASNGIVPPTGTPQAFFPNLNSKWGVETAHNLPTWVTGIASDYTSNAANNASIDDFFKKVATYYSGDRFGQYAAIFDGNQRFFYNVMGQINKVNASTLTYTDASTSDPYDVGRTYSSLFGDSDATSMTDGTSTSSNDFSSCDWSKQAITKMKGVATANSSNYRYFLAPGDVHTITTSDSMFTLGSGGSDFTTWLTNLAMGSIPGNVECSDNSGSCVSSNLNSNTVDTNLKQATSDQSYASSRSLYTACGGFSGLGL
- a CDS encoding NADP-dependent oxidoreductase, with the translated sequence MKAIQLNRFGGPDVLNYVELPDPVPEEGEVTVKILASGVNPSDWKIREGKFQARMPNVLPIIPGWECSGIVVQRGFAARRFEVGDEVFSYCRRPWIEKGTYAERICLPESYLSLKPKSLTHEEAAGIPLAGLTAYQCLFQAASCSKGDLVLILGASGGVGSFAVQLARIAGAKVVAVASARNEKYVLSLGADDFIDYSEGELRNTFLSKYPGGADLILDFVGGETFSQGFACAKSDGNIVSILVKEMPPETRVRGSYVFVEPNAKQLDELAGWADEGRLKVHVSEIFGLAEAADAQQRISQLHTRGKVILKM